A window from Clostridium omnivorum encodes these proteins:
- a CDS encoding distal tail protein Dit has product MLPFFIFNGIDSSDYLIVKKLPSIFKAEKNIKKIEIEGRDGFLTEDFGTYKSIPKSVECTIKDTIDIDFLCSWLDGSGEVVFSNEPNKKYKATIINQIEFKKIFTTFHSFIIQFDCQPHKYAFDNNLISLASPGTIYNPYTANSKPILKVYGNGSITLNINSNNIYLTNVIDYVIIDSELVDCYRDTVLKNNDMDGEFPEFLPGSNAVSWTGTVTKVEITPNWRWN; this is encoded by the coding sequence ATGCTGCCTTTTTTTATTTTCAATGGTATAGATAGTTCAGACTATTTAATAGTTAAAAAGCTGCCTTCTATATTTAAAGCAGAAAAAAATATAAAGAAGATAGAGATAGAGGGAAGAGATGGGTTTCTTACTGAAGATTTTGGAACATATAAAAGTATACCCAAAAGTGTTGAATGTACTATAAAGGATACTATAGATATAGATTTCCTTTGCAGTTGGCTTGATGGTAGTGGTGAAGTTGTTTTTTCAAATGAACCAAATAAAAAATATAAAGCTACTATAATTAATCAAATTGAGTTTAAAAAAATATTTACAACATTTCATAGTTTTATAATTCAGTTTGATTGTCAGCCACATAAATATGCTTTTGATAATAATTTAATATCATTAGCATCTCCAGGAACAATTTATAATCCTTATACTGCTAATAGTAAGCCAATATTAAAAGTCTATGGTAATGGATCTATAACACTTAATATTAATAGTAATAACATTTATCTTACTAATGTAATTGATTATGTAATAATCGATAGTGAATTAGTTGATTGTTATAGAGATACTGTTTTAAAAAATAATGATATGGATGGAGAATTTCCAGAGTTTTTGCCTGGCTCAAATGCAGTAAGCTGGACTGGAACTGTAACTAAAGTTGAAATAACACCAAACTGGAGGTGGAATTAG